The following nucleotide sequence is from Salinispirillum sp. LH 10-3-1.
CGGTGGTGTTAAGGGCTAAGTAAAAAAGCGCATGCAGTGGCAGGGCCTACCCTTGCCGCTGAATGCCTTATGCATGCACAATGGCGTCTGGTATTTTTGCTGAGGCGCTGTGTATGACATCTCTTCCTGATCGTCCTGGTAAAGTCATCTGTATTGGGCGTAACTACGCTGCCCATGCGGCCGAATTGAATAATCCTATTCCTGACGAACCTCTGCTGTTTATTAAGCCTGGCAGTTGTGTGCAGTCGTTGCAGGGTATGCGCATTCCTACCGATCGCGGTGACGTGCATTACGAAACGGAATTGGCACTCTGGTTAGATGAGCCACTCGATCAGGCAACGCCAGAAGAAGCATGGGCTGCCGTTGGTGGCATTGGCCTCGCATTGGATTTAACCCTGCGCGACAAACAATCAGAGTTAAAAAACAAAGGCTGGCCGTGGGAAGTGGCCAAGTCGTTCAATGGCGCCTGCGCGCTTGGGCCACGGCAGGCGTTACCGAGCGACCTGCCCATTCGGTTTACACTGTCGCTGAATGGCAATACGGTGCAGGACGGCGATACCGGTTTGATGCTGTTTAGCTTGCCTCAATTGTTGAGCGAGATGTCGCAGCATTTTGTATTGGAAAAAGGTGATGTCATCTTGACCGGCACACCCGCAGGCGTCGGCGTGTTGCGCGTCGGTGATGCATTGAACATGACGCTGAACGGTGAACACTATTTAGCCACAGCGGTGCAGTGAGCGGCGGTTTATTCCGGCCGTAGGCGTAACTGGCTGAGCAACGAGACCAGTTGTGCCCGGCCATGCAGGCCCAGTTTACGAAAGATCGTGGTGAGGTGTGCTTTTACGGTGGCCTCACTGATGCCCAAATCCCAAGCAATGGTTTTGTTCAGTTCGCCAGTCGAGACGCGCATGGCTACATCGTATTGCGCAGGTGTTAGGGTTTGTAACTGGGCCATAGCCCTGAGTAGCGGTGTATGTTCACCGGCATCGGAAATGGCTGGGAAGCACAGCTCTCCTAACAGCACTTGCTCTAAGGTATGGCGCAATGCATCCGGCGCGGCGGATTTAGAGCAAAACCCCAGTGCTCCCAGCTCTTGGCTACCTGCGACGATTAACGCTTGGTCACTCCCTGAAACTACGACCACTGGCAACGCTGGCCAAGCGCGTCTAATCTGTTGTAATCCTAACAGTCCTGCCGAGCCTGGCATGGCTAAATCCAACACCAATAAGTCCGGTTCATCCTCTTGTTTCAGCCAAGCGAGTGTAGCCGGTAAGGAGTCGGTCTCAGCGATATCATGAGGCTGGTCACCGCTCGTAAGCATTTGCCGCAAGGCATCACGGAACAGTGGGTGATCATCGGCAACCAGAATACGCGCCATGGGCCAGTGTCTTCCTGTCGTTATTATTCTGTCATCAGTCTAAGACCTACGCCTCAGGCTGTCTACGTTTCTAACACGCTGAGCACTGGCCCTAAGGTCAATTAACGGGCTGTTGCCCATACCAGTGACTCAGTCGCGACAACTGCGCGTTAAGGTTACGTAAGGCGGTTTCAGCGTCTTGTTCACCGGTCAACGTTCGGTGTACCTGCCGCTGAATGGCGCGGGATACTAGGGGATAGCCACGTCCGGTGATGGTCGCCGGGCGCGGCACACCACCTTGAAAGATTTCGACCAAATCAGCAAATTGTGGATACTCAGCCATCAATTGCGGGTCGTTGTAGAGTGCCGGAATTGATGGGTTATAACCAGCAGCCAAGGCGCGGCGCTTTTGTTCTTGTTCGCTCACCAGATAGCGAACTAACTCAATGGCCAGAGCCCTGTTTTGGGAATGTTGAGAAACACCGAGTTGCCATCCACCGAGCGTTGCCGCTGAAACGCCGTTAGGGCCACGCGGTAAAGGCGCCATGCCGATGAGCCCACGAATGGCACTGTCCGGACGCTGTGCAGTGCCCCAAGCGTAGGGCCAGTTGCGCATAAACACCGCATCTCCGGCTTGAAACACGGCACGTGCATCTTCTTCTTTATGTGCGATGGTTTCTGGTGGGCTTATGGTGCCAATCCAACCTGCGGCGCGTTGCAATATTTCGATGTTGCCTGGCTGCAGGATGGAAACGCTCATATCCACTTCAACAAAGGAGCTACCGGTGTAGCTGTAGAACCATTCCAAGGCATCACAGGTTAAGCCCTCGTAGCTGTCGCCCTGCCATACATAGCCCCACAATTTGTTGCCGCTGAGACCTCGTTGTTCCTGTGCCATTATATGGCTGGCGATGCGTTCGAGGTCTTCCCAGGTTTCCGGGAGCGGCTGGTTGTACTTGTCCAACAGGTCCCTGCGGTAGTACAGCAGACCGGTATCAATGAACCAGGGTAAGGCGATCAATTCGCCGTTGGCGGTCGTGTTGTTGGTGATCAACCCACCAAAGAACTCTGGATCTTCCGCGGTCAAGTAAGGCCGCAAATCAATCAAGTCGTGTCCTAATAGACCAGCCCAGACCACGTCGAGCTGAAAGACATCCAGTTCAGGTGACCCAGCTGACATGATGGACTGATAAAAATCGAGCCGCAGATTGGACTCGTCGGGTAGGGGAACAATGGTCACCGAATGGCCGGTTAACTGCTCCCAGTTGCGTACCGAGGCTTCGCACTGCTCCAGCTCATCGCCTACAGCTCCGCAGGCGATGGTAACAGGACGTTCGTTGGCTACGGTGATTGGTGCAAGAGCTAGGGCGCTGAACAGCAACGCAGCGCTAATGCATTGTGGGGTGTGTGAGTACATGGTGTGGGCTCTATCTTTTATAATTATAAGGTGTGTTCAAGTTTTCTTTCGGCAGCGCTCTAGCAGGAATCACGTACCACTAACTTTGCCTCCAACAAGACATCTTTACTGTAATCGCTGAGTCCCAGAACCATCTTAGCAGCCTGTCGACCCTTCTCATTCTGAGGTTGGTGTACGGTGGTGAGCGCTGGACGTTGATACGCTGCTGTGGCGATGTCATCAAAGCCAATGACTTTAAGGTCTTGCGGAATACTGAGCCCCATGTCTTGCGCGGCGGCAATGGCCCCCAAGGCCAAACGGTCGCTCATGCACAGCAGAAGTTCCGGTCTTGGCGTGCACAATAAGGCCTCGCGGGCTGCTTGGTAGCCGTATTCATAACGGCTTTCGGGGGCGTTCCAGATCCATTGGCGATCAAGAGAGAGGCCTTTTTCGTCCATCGCCGATAAATAGCCGTCAAGGCGGCGCCGTGACACAGACTCATACTGAGACGCTAGGGTATCATCGTTCGTCAGCCGGCCGACTTCTTCGCTATAGGTCAGTATGCGCAGCGCTAATACCGCGACTTGGCCCGACGTAACACTGATGCCATGACGGGCTGCATCACGCGCGCCATGGTAGTTATCGATGTTCAGTGAGCGGACATCGGGGAGGTTGAAGTCAACAGTAATGGTGGGTTTGCCTTTTACCACGATGCGATCAAGTACGGCCGCATCCTTTGGCGGACCATAGATAATGAAACCATCAGCAAGGCTGTCGACCGTGTTGTTTTGATAGAATTCGGCGCGGCTGGGCAGGAGCAACATATTGATGTTTTGCTGGTCAAACACCTCAGATACACCGTGCAAAAAGCGCGTGGCTACCGGGTCTTCAAAGTTGTATTGCAATCGTTCGGTTAGCACTAAGGCGATGGTGCCGGTACGGCCACTGCGTAAACTGCGCGCCGTGGCATTGGGACCGCGATAGCCTAGACGTTTGGACTCGCTCAGAATGCGCTCGCGCAACTCAACGGATAACTGATCCGGACGACTGAATGCGTTGGACACTGTGGCGGTGGAGACGCCCAGTGCTTCAGCAATGTCTTTCAGGGTCAGTTTCATGGTTTGCCCTCAAACGGCCTGAGCAAAAACGGCGTTGTAGGCCGGGATAACCAGGGAGTTATCCTGTACGGTGCCGCTAAAGCCAGCAGCTTCCAAGCACTCAATCCGCCCCGCAATAGGCACCGTCAAGGGCTTATCGGTTAAATTAACACCGACCCAAAGCACCTGGTCGGCGACGCGGCGGGAGAATACCAGCGCAGCACCGTCATAGCCAGATAACCACTGAAAGTCACCATGGATCAACGCAGGCTGGGTGCGCCGCCAGCTTAAGAACTGTTTAACCCATTGCAACACCGATGTAGGGTCTTGCGCTTGTGTGTCTGCATTGAGTGGCAGGTGGTCAGGGTCAATCGGCAACCAACTTGTCCCGTGAGACGTAAAACCACCGTCTGCCGTCCATACCATGGGCGTACGGCAGCCATCCCGGCCTTTAAATTCCGGCCAAAACTCGATGCCATAAGGATCTTGTAGATCCTCAAAGGCAACCTTGCCTTCCGGTAAACCGAGCTCTTCCCCTTGGTACAGGCAAGATGAACCGTGCAAGGAAAAAAGTAGGGCCAGACTGGCTTTGGCAAAATCGCTCCGTGGTGCATGGCCTCCCCAGCGGGTCACGCTGCGAATCACGTCGTGATTGCTCAGCGCAAAATTAGGCCAGCCATCCCCCAGTTGCGCCTCCACCGAAGCAATGGTGTGGCGAATATAGTCCGCACTGCAATCGGCACTGAGTAAGTCAAAGGTATAGGCCATGTGCAGCTTGTCACCGCCTGATGTGTAGTCGGACATCACCTTCAAGCTGTCGTACGAGCCGATCTCGCCTATGGTGGTGCGGCTAGGGTACTGATCCAGCAGGCTGCGCAGGCGTTGCAAGAAGGCAATATTTTCCGGCTGGGTGATCTGGTGTTTATGGAACTGGCGTGACCACGGATTGTCGTCACCGGAACCTACATGCCGTTCGGAAGGCTGAGATACCACCGGGTTGTCACGCAACTGCGCGTCATGAAAATACATGTTCACTACGTCGAGGCGGAAGCCATCAACGCCCAGCTCCAGCCAAAAACGCATGACGTCTAAGATGGCATCCTGCACCGCTGGATTGTGGAAATTGAGGTCGGGCTGCGAGGTCAGAAAGTTGTGTAAGTAATACTGACGGCGCCGACTGTCCCATTGCCAGGCAGAACCACCAAAAATGGACAGCCAGTTGTTCGGTGGCGTGCCATCCAGTTTGGCGTCGGCCCAGACGTACCAGTCCGATCGATCGTTATCGCGTGACGACCGGCTTTCAATGAACCAAGGGTGTTGGTCTGATGTATGGCTGTACACCTGATCAATAATAACCTTAAGCCCTAACCGCTGTGCCTCGGCCAGCATGGTTTTAAAGTCGGCAAGTGAACCGAACATTGGGTCGACGTCACAATAATCGGCAACGTCGTAACCAAAGTCTTTCATGGGCGAGGTAAAAAACGGAGAGAGCCAAATAGCGTCCACACCCAATTCAGCAATGTAAGCCAGCTTTTGAGTAACACCGGGAATATCCCCAATGCCATCGCCGTTGCTGTCAAAAAAGCTGCGCGGATAAATCTGATAAATCACCGCACCGCGCCACCAATCGGCGGCGCGATACGACTGCGGTGTATTCGATTGAACAGACAATGCGTTAGCCTCCCTTGACTGAACCGGCCAACAAGCCGCGCACGAAATAGCGCTGCAAGGACAGGAACACCACCAATGGGACGATGATTGAGATAAAGGCACCTGCGGTCAGCACTTCCCAGTTCTGCCCACGTGATCCCAACAGCTCACGCAATTGCTGAGTCAATACGGTTTTGCCTTCGCCTTGACCCAAGAACACCGACGCCACCAGCAGGTCATTCCAAACCCACAGGAATTGGAAGATGGCGAAGGAAGCCAGTGCCGGGAACGACAGCGGCAAGACGATGGTCACAAAAATCTTAAAATGCGAGGCTCCATCCATGCGCGCCGACTCCATGATTTCCTTGGGTAAGCCTGCCATGTAATTGCGCAATAAGTAGATGGCCAAAGGCAAGCCAAACCCCGTATGGGCGAGCCAGATCCCGACGTAGTTGCGGGAATCAAAGCCAAACGTAGCGCCCAAGGTATTGTAGGTGCGCAGTATTGGGATTAATGACATCTGCAAAGGCACGACGATCAAGCCTACCATGACGGCGAGTAAGAATAAGCGCCCCGGAAACTGCATCCAGGCCAAGGCATACGCGGCAAAGGCGGCGATCATGATAGGGATAAACGTCGCGGGTAGCGTCACCGTCATGGTATTAACAAACGACGGCCCAATGCCTTCCGAGGCGAGTACGTTCTTGTAGTTTTCCAGCGTAAAGCGCGGTGGAATCGCCGCGACATAGAACAGCCGTTTCCCGGGGGAGTGCGTAAACGCGGTATCACTTTCCCAGCGGTATTGGCCATCATTGAAGACGGTGATTACCGAACCATCGGCTATGGTAATGGGTTCGTTGGCCGGGAATTCACCCAAATTGTTGGCGCGCTCGCCCCATGCTTGCACGGTACGACCGCTGCCCGCAGAGAAGAATTGGCCTTCAATGACAAACTGACCGTCTACCTCGACTTGGCCGCTCGCGGGCGGCGTACGATGAACTTCATTGCGTTCCGTGGGGACCAGGGCAGTCCACCAACCTGAGACGATCAACTGGTCTTTATCACGCACCGAACTGATCAGTAGCCCAGCAGTAGGCAGTGTCCACAGCACCACCAAAAAGAGCACAAGCAGGTGCTTGACGATGGTGCCCGGAGAATACTTTTGTGCATTAATCATCGTCTGTTCCTCAACTGTGTTCTTGTTTGGCCTGACGGACGTTCCACCACATCAGTGGCAGTACCGACAGCATGATGACCACGGCGATGGCGCTGCTGCGTCCACCGTCATTGAGAATCCAGCGATACATCAGGTTGGCCAGTACTTCTGTTTCCCACTGGCCGTTGGTCATGGCGGCGACGATGTCGTACACCTTGAGTACCAACACGGTGATGGTGGTCCATACGACCACGATGGTTCCGAAAATCTGCGGA
It contains:
- a CDS encoding alpha-amylase family glycosyl hydrolase; protein product: MSVQSNTPQSYRAADWWRGAVIYQIYPRSFFDSNGDGIGDIPGVTQKLAYIAELGVDAIWLSPFFTSPMKDFGYDVADYCDVDPMFGSLADFKTMLAEAQRLGLKVIIDQVYSHTSDQHPWFIESRSSRDNDRSDWYVWADAKLDGTPPNNWLSIFGGSAWQWDSRRRQYYLHNFLTSQPDLNFHNPAVQDAILDVMRFWLELGVDGFRLDVVNMYFHDAQLRDNPVVSQPSERHVGSGDDNPWSRQFHKHQITQPENIAFLQRLRSLLDQYPSRTTIGEIGSYDSLKVMSDYTSGGDKLHMAYTFDLLSADCSADYIRHTIASVEAQLGDGWPNFALSNHDVIRSVTRWGGHAPRSDFAKASLALLFSLHGSSCLYQGEELGLPEGKVAFEDLQDPYGIEFWPEFKGRDGCRTPMVWTADGGFTSHGTSWLPIDPDHLPLNADTQAQDPTSVLQWVKQFLSWRRTQPALIHGDFQWLSGYDGAALVFSRRVADQVLWVGVNLTDKPLTVPIAGRIECLEAAGFSGTVQDNSLVIPAYNAVFAQAV
- a CDS encoding response regulator transcription factor; the protein is MARILVADDHPLFRDALRQMLTSGDQPHDIAETDSLPATLAWLKQEDEPDLLVLDLAMPGSAGLLGLQQIRRAWPALPVVVVSGSDQALIVAGSQELGALGFCSKSAAPDALRHTLEQVLLGELCFPAISDAGEHTPLLRAMAQLQTLTPAQYDVAMRVSTGELNKTIAWDLGISEATVKAHLTTIFRKLGLHGRAQLVSLLSQLRLRPE
- a CDS encoding ABC transporter substrate-binding protein; protein product: MYSHTPQCISAALLFSALALAPITVANERPVTIACGAVGDELEQCEASVRNWEQLTGHSVTIVPLPDESNLRLDFYQSIMSAGSPELDVFQLDVVWAGLLGHDLIDLRPYLTAEDPEFFGGLITNNTTANGELIALPWFIDTGLLYYRRDLLDKYNQPLPETWEDLERIASHIMAQEQRGLSGNKLWGYVWQGDSYEGLTCDALEWFYSYTGSSFVEVDMSVSILQPGNIEILQRAAGWIGTISPPETIAHKEEDARAVFQAGDAVFMRNWPYAWGTAQRPDSAIRGLIGMAPLPRGPNGVSAATLGGWQLGVSQHSQNRALAIELVRYLVSEQEQKRRALAAGYNPSIPALYNDPQLMAEYPQFADLVEIFQGGVPRPATITGRGYPLVSRAIQRQVHRTLTGEQDAETALRNLNAQLSRLSHWYGQQPVN
- a CDS encoding LacI family DNA-binding transcriptional regulator encodes the protein MKLTLKDIAEALGVSTATVSNAFSRPDQLSVELRERILSESKRLGYRGPNATARSLRSGRTGTIALVLTERLQYNFEDPVATRFLHGVSEVFDQQNINMLLLPSRAEFYQNNTVDSLADGFIIYGPPKDAAVLDRIVVKGKPTITVDFNLPDVRSLNIDNYHGARDAARHGISVTSGQVAVLALRILTYSEEVGRLTNDDTLASQYESVSRRRLDGYLSAMDEKGLSLDRQWIWNAPESRYEYGYQAAREALLCTPRPELLLCMSDRLALGAIAAAQDMGLSIPQDLKVIGFDDIATAAYQRPALTTVHQPQNEKGRQAAKMVLGLSDYSKDVLLEAKLVVRDSC
- a CDS encoding fumarylacetoacetate hydrolase family protein; amino-acid sequence: MTSLPDRPGKVICIGRNYAAHAAELNNPIPDEPLLFIKPGSCVQSLQGMRIPTDRGDVHYETELALWLDEPLDQATPEEAWAAVGGIGLALDLTLRDKQSELKNKGWPWEVAKSFNGACALGPRQALPSDLPIRFTLSLNGNTVQDGDTGLMLFSLPQLLSEMSQHFVLEKGDVILTGTPAGVGVLRVGDALNMTLNGEHYLATAVQ
- a CDS encoding carbohydrate ABC transporter permease, yielding MINAQKYSPGTIVKHLLVLFLVVLWTLPTAGLLISSVRDKDQLIVSGWWTALVPTERNEVHRTPPASGQVEVDGQFVIEGQFFSAGSGRTVQAWGERANNLGEFPANEPITIADGSVITVFNDGQYRWESDTAFTHSPGKRLFYVAAIPPRFTLENYKNVLASEGIGPSFVNTMTVTLPATFIPIMIAAFAAYALAWMQFPGRLFLLAVMVGLIVVPLQMSLIPILRTYNTLGATFGFDSRNYVGIWLAHTGFGLPLAIYLLRNYMAGLPKEIMESARMDGASHFKIFVTIVLPLSFPALASFAIFQFLWVWNDLLVASVFLGQGEGKTVLTQQLRELLGSRGQNWEVLTAGAFISIIVPLVVFLSLQRYFVRGLLAGSVKGG